One window of the Diospyros lotus cultivar Yz01 chromosome 12, ASM1463336v1, whole genome shotgun sequence genome contains the following:
- the LOC127786977 gene encoding gibberellin receptor GID1B-like, with protein sequence MAGSNEINVNECKKVVPLNTWILISNFKLAYNMLRRSDGTFNRDLAEFLDRKVSANRMPADGVYSFDVVDRATSLLNRVYRPAPTNGTQRGIVELENPLSTTEIVPVILFFHGGSFAHSSANSAIYDTFCRRLVKICNVVVVSVNYRRAPEHRYPCAYDDGWAALTWVHSRPWLRSGKDSKVYVYLAGDSSGGNIAHHVAVKAAESGIEVLGNILLHPIFGGQERKESELRLDGRYFVTLHDRDWYWRAYLPEGEDRDHPACNPFGPRGQSLQGLKFPKSLVVVAGLDLVQDWQLDYVEGLRRSKQEVKLLFLERATIGFYFLPNNDHFPCLMEEIKSFLNPNC encoded by the exons ATGGCGGGGAGTAATGAAATCAACGTCAACGAATGCAAG AAGGTGGTTCCTCTCAATACATGGATCCTCATTTCCAATTTCAAGCTGGCTTACAATATGCTCCGCCGCTCGGACGGCACGTTCAACCGTGATCTGGCGGAGTTCCTTGACCGTAAAGTCTCCGCCAACAGGATGCCAGCCGACGGCGTTTACTCTTTCGATGTTGTCGATCGAGCCACCAGCCTTCTCAATCGGGTTTACCGGCCGGCCCCCACAAACGGAACTCAACGGGGCATCGTGGAACTCGAAAACCCCTTGAGCACCACAGAGATTGTCCCGGTAATTTTATTCTTCCACGGCGGAAGCTTTGCTCACTCCTCCGCCAACAGCGCCATCTACGACACGTTTTGCCGCCGCCTCGTCAAAATCTGCAACGTCGTCGTGGTGTCCGTGAATTACCGCCGGGCCCCGGAGCACCGGTACCCCTGCGCGTATGACGACGGATGGGCGGCTCTGACGTGGGTTCACTCGAGGCCTTGGCTTCGCAGCGGGAAGGATTCGAAGGTCTATGTGTACCTGGCCGGCGATAGCTCCGGCGGGAATATAGCTCACCACGTTGCAGTAAAAGCAGCTGAATCAGGAATTGAAGTATTGGGTAACATACTTCTGCATCCGATTTTTGGTGGGCAGGAGAGGAAGGAATCGGAGTTGAGATTGGATGGGAGGTACTTTGTGACGCTTCACGACCGGGATTGGTACTGGAGAGCATATCTGCCGGAAGGGGAAGACAGAGATCATCCGGCCTGCAATCCGTTCGGCCCGCGGGGTCAAAGCCTCCAAGGCCTCAAATTCCCAAAGAGCCTGGTAGTTGTGGCTGGTTTGGATCTTGTGCAAGATTGGCAATTGGATTATGTTGAAGGGCTGAGAAGATCAAAGCAAGAGGTCAAGCTACTGTTTCTGGAACGGGCAACCATCGGCTTCTACTTCTTGCCAAACAATGACCATTTCCCTTGCCTCATGGAGGAGATAAAATCCTTCCTCAATCCTAACTGTTAA
- the LOC127786796 gene encoding protein VAPYRIN-LIKE-like, whose amino-acid sequence MDRLVKPDVKEVHLTFTRGRKCSATFRLSNLMHTMSVAVSLSTTNPSFSFPHPFSILPPLSTASFSVHLHQPSDQPPLSSPPDTILVRSSMLPTGKAHPDDLRRLFSKPGPHVFKDAAIPISLVGPHVVESLFSPPRNKTLEVAFLFSMAVSACDSSDLNSLLRSAASLGNSYFMSALIEAGAAVNHRVRALESVMSLAIQSEQIGSLQVLIEAGYKMDPSLDRFLHEAAKMDRVDLMEIICLGFTDIDMNSTNSRGQTALHVGANRGNVEVLQFLVSMGADPDIADRDGWTPLHCAADEGHEKAVDFLLDCSTFSKYAVNRDGKTAFALAVEKGHSHLYNGLHLGEALHRAARMDDVHSMKSCLAEGAEVNGRDQNGWTPLHRAAFKGRMESVKLLLGHGARVDLLDDSGRSPLQLAAEAGHVQVAMCLTAHGAKASSKVKSLESNLDCFKNHPPFVTSSCQQKERA is encoded by the coding sequence ATGGACAGACTGGTAAAGCCCGATGTCAAGGAAGTTCACCTCACCTTCACCCGCGGACGGAAATGCTCCGCCACTTTCCGCCTGAGCAACCTGATGCACACCATGTCCGTCGCCGTCTCCCTCTCCACCACCAacccttctttctccttcccccACCCTTTTTCCATCCTTCCCCCCCTCTCCACCGCTTCATTCTCTGTTCACCTCCACCAGCCCTCCGACCAGCCGCCACTCTCCTCCCCTCCCGACACCATCCTCGTCCGCTCCTCCATGCTCCCAACCGGCAAAGCCCACCCCGACGATCTCCGCCGCCTCTTCTCCAAGCCCGGCCCCCACGTCTTCAAGGACGCCGCCATACCCATCTCCCTGGTCGGCCCCCACGTCGTTGAATCCCTCTTTTCTCCTCCCAGAAACAAGACTCTTGAAGTCGCCTTCCTCTTCTCCATGGCCGTTTCTGCGTGTGACTCCTCTGATCTGAATTCCTTGCTCCGATCCGCCGCCAGTCTCGGGAATTCTTACTTCATGTCAGCTCTGATCGAGGCCGGAGCCGCTGTCAATCACAGGGTTAGGGCTTTGGAGTCTGTGATGTCACTGGCCATTCAATCAGAACAGATCGGTTCGCTTCAAGTTCTGATCGAAGCCGGCTACAAAATGGACCCTTCGCTCGATAGGTTCTTGCACGAAGCGGCGAAAATGGATCGAGTCGACTTAATGGAGATTATTTGTCTGGGTTTCACAGATATCGACATGAATTCAACCAATTCCCGCGGTCAAACCGCTCTTCACGTCGGGGCGAATCGCGGGAACGTCGAAGTACTTCAGTTTCTTGTTTCCATGGGGGCCGATCCGGATATCGCCGACCGCGATGGATGGACGCCGCTTCACTGCGCCGCCGATGAAGGCCACGAAAAGGCCGTGGATTTCTTGCTGGACTGCTCGACGTTCTCTAAGTACGCTGTGAACAGAGACGGAAAGACGGCTTTTGCTCTGGCGGTGGAGAAGGGCCACTCCCATTTATACAACGGCTTGCATTTGGGCGAAGCTTTGCACCGGGCGGCGAGAATGGACGATGTCCACTCCATGAAGAGCTGTCTGGCCGAAGGCGCGGAGGTGAACGGGAGGGACCAGAATGGGTGGACGCCGCTGCACAGGGCGGCGTTCAAGGGGCGGATGGAGAGTGTTAAGCTCTTGCTCGGGCATGGAGCTCGGGTTGATCTGCTGGATGACAGCGGACGGTCGCCGCTGCAGCTGGCGGCGGAGGCAGGGCACGTGCAGGTGGCGATGTGCTTGACGGCTCATGGGGCCAAAGCAAGCTCGAAGGTGAAGAGTCTCGAATCCAATTTGGATTGTTTCAAGAACCATCCTCCTTTTGTAACTTCTTCGTGTCAACAGAAAGAGCGAGCTTGA